From the Perca flavescens isolate YP-PL-M2 chromosome 21, PFLA_1.0, whole genome shotgun sequence genome, one window contains:
- the tap2t gene encoding antigen peptide transporter 2 isoform X2: MNQVSACGLFLILLDAVLCLALWAGLVLLKCSSCGGLAGVWAFAAAKWVILHVFTSVLTDGKPQAVLRRFVALLCLLSPVFESGRIFMAPPSEAYTGPSPNLSMLLLGLMSSSLACVVWEKGLCGDSTKKKDNTKQEAWPLLVRMLKYFKPDTLYLIAAFGFLILGVICDTYIPLYQGYVIDMLRGELLQTSFCYAVGQLALVSLGSALFSSFRGGLFMYTLTRLNKRLKHLLFHTLLQQEVHFFEENKPGRLSSRLHSDVDRMGRTVAMNANVLVRSTVKTCLMLRVMLGLSWELTVLTCIEMPLLAILQNKYSTLSKELKDQMQDCHAQNKDLATQTLSGIHTVRSFKGEKDELRRFKESLDRMCAVQRRSSIYSAVFCLIRRLVTVGIKILMLVQARGLISSGHLSIGSLVSFLLYQKPMSNNLKELMYCCGDTMSTVGVISKVFSYLDRTPKCKMAGELAPEKLEGRIVFQNVTFTYPSSSEEKPALKSVSIELRPGQMTALVGPSGSGKTSCVSLLKRLYEPQGGQILLDGEPLHHYEPKYLHQKMALVSQNPVLFSGSLKYNIAYGLKDCPIEKVKEAAKKANADNFISKLEKEYDEDIGECGGKLSDGQRQCIAVVRALVREPQVIILDEATSKLDVEVHHAVLQEVLARGRTVLVVTHQLKTAEKADHIVFMEKGAVVEEGTHQELMAKRGSYHRLKEELFS; encoded by the exons ATGAATCAAGTGTCAGCATGTGGATTATTCCTTATTCTGTTAGACGCTGTGCTTTGTTTGGCACTGTGGGCCGGACTGGTGCTGCTGAAGTGCTCCAGTTGTGGTGGACTGGCAGGTGTGTGGGCCTTTGCGGCAGCAAAGTGGGTCATTCTCCATGTTTTCACATCTGTACTGACGGATGGGAAGCCCCAGGCTGTGCTCCGCAGGTTTGTGGCACTCCTCTGCCTTCTCTCTCCTGTGTTTGAAAGCGGACGGATCTTTATGGCGCCTCCCTCAGAGGCGTACACAGGACCATCTCCTAACCTCAGCATGCTGCTCCTGGGCCTCATGTCCTCGTCGCTGGCCTGTGTGGTTTGGGAAAAGGGCCTCTGTGGTGATTCAACGAAGAAAAAGGACAACACTAAACAGGAAGCCTGGCCGCTGCTTGTGAGGATGCTGAAATACTTCAAACCAGACACCCTTTACCTTATTGCAGCTTTCGGTTTCCTCATCTTAGGTGTCATCT GTGATACATACATCCCATTGTATCAGGGGTACGTCATTGATATGCTCAGAGGTGAACTACTTCAAACCAGCTTCTGTTATGCCGTTGGACAGCTGGCACTTGTCTCTCTTGGAAG CGCTCTGTTCTCCAGCTTTAGAGGAGGCCTATTTATGTACACCCTGACCAGACTGAACAAGAGACTGAAACATCTGCTGTTTCACACCCTCCTGCAGCAGGAAGTGCACTTCTTTGAGGAGAACAAACCTG GACGTCTTTCCTCCCGCCTGCACTCGGATGTGGACAGGATGGGCCGTACAGTTGCAATGAACGCCAACGTGCTCGTCCGCAGCACAGTCAAAACCTGCCTCATGCTCAGAGTGATGCTAGGCCTGTCCTGGGAGCTCACTGTGCTCACCTGCATAGAGATGCCACTCTTGGCCATCCTGCAGAACAAATACAGCACCTTGTCCAAG GAGCTGAAAGATCAGATGCAGGACTGCCACGCTCAGAACAAAGACCTGGCCACCCAGACCTTAAGCGGGATTCACACGGTCCGAAGCTTTAAGGGAGAGAAAGATGAACTAAgaaggtttaaggagtctctgGACCGCATGTGCGCTGTGCAGAGACGTTCAAGTATCTACAGCGCAGTCTTCTGCTTAATACGCAGG CTGGTGACTGTGGGGATAAAGATACTGATGCTGGTCCAGGCCCGCGGGCTCATCTCGTCGGGTCACCTCAGCATCGGTAGTCTCGTCTCCTTCTTATTGTACCAGAAGCCCATGTCAAACAATTTAAAG GAGCTTATGTACTGCTGCGGAGATACGATGTCCACAGTCGGAGTCATCTCCAAAGTGTTCAGTTATCTTGACAGAACACCAAAGTGTAAGATGGCGGGAGAGTTAGCTCCTGAGAAGCTGGAGGGAAGaattgttttccaaaatgtcaccTTCACGTACCCCTCCTCTTCTGAAGAGAAACCAGCTCTGAAG TCGGTTTCTATAGAACTTCGGCCAGGACAGATGACCGCCCTGGTGGGTCCCTCCGGCAGTGGGAAGACTTCCTGCGTCAGCCTCCTGAAGAGGCTGTATGAACCTCAGGGGGGACAGATCCTGCTGGACGGAGAACCGCTGCACCATTACGAACCCAAATACCTTCATCAAAAG ATGGCCCTGGTATCCCAGAATCCCGTGCTGTTTTCTGGTTCACTGAAATACAACATTGCGTACGGCCTGAAGGACTGCCCCATTGAGAAGGTGAAGGAAGCTGCAAAGAAGGCCAACGCAGACAACTTCATCTCTAAACTGGAGAAGGAATATGACGAAG ATATAGGTGAATGTGGTGGCAAACTTTCAGACGGACAGAGGCAGTGCATCGCTGTTGTCAGAGCTCTGGTTCGAGAGCCGCAGGTCATCATACTGGATGAGGCTACCAGCAAACTGGATGTTGAAGTGCACCACGCT GTGCTGCAGGAGGTTCTGGCTCGTGGGCGGACCGTCCTGGTGGTGACTCATCAGCTGAAGACTGCGGAGAAGGCGGATCACATCGTCTTCATGGAGAAGGGAGCAGTCGTGGAGGAGGGGACGCACCAAGAACTCATGGCCAAGAGAGGAAGCTACCATCGTCTGAAAGAGGAACTGTTCTCTTAA
- the tap2t gene encoding antigen peptide transporter 2 isoform X1: protein MNQVSACGLFLILLDAVLCLALWAGLVLLKCSSCGGLAGVWAFAAAKWVILHVFTSVLTDGKPQAVLRRFVALLCLLSPVFESGRIFMAPPSEAYTGPSPNLSMLLLGLMSSSLACVVWEKGLCGDSTKKKDNTKQEAWPLLVRMLKYFKPDTLYLIAAFGFLILGVICDTYIPLYQGYVIDMLRGELLQTSFCYAVGQLALVSLGSALFSSFRGGLFMYTLTRLNKRLKHLLFHTLLQQEVHFFEENKPGRLSSRLHSDVDRMGRTVAMNANVLVRSTVKTCLMLRVMLGLSWELTVLTCIEMPLLAILQNKYSTLSKELKDQMQDCHAQNKDLATQTLSGIHTVRSFKGEKDELRRFKESLDRMCAVQRRSSIYSAVFCLIRRLVTVGIKILMLVQARGLISSGHLSIGSLVSFLLYQKPMSNNLKELMYCCGDTMSTVGVISKVFSYLDRTPKCKMAGELAPEKLEGRIVFQNVTFTYPSSSEEKPALKSVSIELRPGQMTALVGPSGSGKTSCVSLLKRLYEPQGGQILLDGEPLHHYEPKYLHQKMALVSQNPVLFSGSLKYNIAYGLKDCPIEKVKEAAKKANADNFISKLEKEYDTDIGECGGKLSDGQRQCIAVVRALVREPQVIILDEATSKLDVEVHHAVLQEVLARGRTVLVVTHQLKTAEKADHIVFMEKGAVVEEGTHQELMAKRGSYHRLKEELFS, encoded by the exons ATGAATCAAGTGTCAGCATGTGGATTATTCCTTATTCTGTTAGACGCTGTGCTTTGTTTGGCACTGTGGGCCGGACTGGTGCTGCTGAAGTGCTCCAGTTGTGGTGGACTGGCAGGTGTGTGGGCCTTTGCGGCAGCAAAGTGGGTCATTCTCCATGTTTTCACATCTGTACTGACGGATGGGAAGCCCCAGGCTGTGCTCCGCAGGTTTGTGGCACTCCTCTGCCTTCTCTCTCCTGTGTTTGAAAGCGGACGGATCTTTATGGCGCCTCCCTCAGAGGCGTACACAGGACCATCTCCTAACCTCAGCATGCTGCTCCTGGGCCTCATGTCCTCGTCGCTGGCCTGTGTGGTTTGGGAAAAGGGCCTCTGTGGTGATTCAACGAAGAAAAAGGACAACACTAAACAGGAAGCCTGGCCGCTGCTTGTGAGGATGCTGAAATACTTCAAACCAGACACCCTTTACCTTATTGCAGCTTTCGGTTTCCTCATCTTAGGTGTCATCT GTGATACATACATCCCATTGTATCAGGGGTACGTCATTGATATGCTCAGAGGTGAACTACTTCAAACCAGCTTCTGTTATGCCGTTGGACAGCTGGCACTTGTCTCTCTTGGAAG CGCTCTGTTCTCCAGCTTTAGAGGAGGCCTATTTATGTACACCCTGACCAGACTGAACAAGAGACTGAAACATCTGCTGTTTCACACCCTCCTGCAGCAGGAAGTGCACTTCTTTGAGGAGAACAAACCTG GACGTCTTTCCTCCCGCCTGCACTCGGATGTGGACAGGATGGGCCGTACAGTTGCAATGAACGCCAACGTGCTCGTCCGCAGCACAGTCAAAACCTGCCTCATGCTCAGAGTGATGCTAGGCCTGTCCTGGGAGCTCACTGTGCTCACCTGCATAGAGATGCCACTCTTGGCCATCCTGCAGAACAAATACAGCACCTTGTCCAAG GAGCTGAAAGATCAGATGCAGGACTGCCACGCTCAGAACAAAGACCTGGCCACCCAGACCTTAAGCGGGATTCACACGGTCCGAAGCTTTAAGGGAGAGAAAGATGAACTAAgaaggtttaaggagtctctgGACCGCATGTGCGCTGTGCAGAGACGTTCAAGTATCTACAGCGCAGTCTTCTGCTTAATACGCAGG CTGGTGACTGTGGGGATAAAGATACTGATGCTGGTCCAGGCCCGCGGGCTCATCTCGTCGGGTCACCTCAGCATCGGTAGTCTCGTCTCCTTCTTATTGTACCAGAAGCCCATGTCAAACAATTTAAAG GAGCTTATGTACTGCTGCGGAGATACGATGTCCACAGTCGGAGTCATCTCCAAAGTGTTCAGTTATCTTGACAGAACACCAAAGTGTAAGATGGCGGGAGAGTTAGCTCCTGAGAAGCTGGAGGGAAGaattgttttccaaaatgtcaccTTCACGTACCCCTCCTCTTCTGAAGAGAAACCAGCTCTGAAG TCGGTTTCTATAGAACTTCGGCCAGGACAGATGACCGCCCTGGTGGGTCCCTCCGGCAGTGGGAAGACTTCCTGCGTCAGCCTCCTGAAGAGGCTGTATGAACCTCAGGGGGGACAGATCCTGCTGGACGGAGAACCGCTGCACCATTACGAACCCAAATACCTTCATCAAAAG ATGGCCCTGGTATCCCAGAATCCCGTGCTGTTTTCTGGTTCACTGAAATACAACATTGCGTACGGCCTGAAGGACTGCCCCATTGAGAAGGTGAAGGAAGCTGCAAAGAAGGCCAACGCAGACAACTTCATCTCTAAACTGGAGAAGGAATATGAC ACAGATATAGGTGAATGTGGTGGCAAACTTTCAGACGGACAGAGGCAGTGCATCGCTGTTGTCAGAGCTCTGGTTCGAGAGCCGCAGGTCATCATACTGGATGAGGCTACCAGCAAACTGGATGTTGAAGTGCACCACGCT GTGCTGCAGGAGGTTCTGGCTCGTGGGCGGACCGTCCTGGTGGTGACTCATCAGCTGAAGACTGCGGAGAAGGCGGATCACATCGTCTTCATGGAGAAGGGAGCAGTCGTGGAGGAGGGGACGCACCAAGAACTCATGGCCAAGAGAGGAAGCTACCATCGTCTGAAAGAGGAACTGTTCTCTTAA